In Luteitalea sp. TBR-22, one genomic interval encodes:
- a CDS encoding YCF48-related protein, whose product MPVRALLRSLILVAIGSLMAAQSPTVRWEPLASGVSVRLRGIHAVSSRVAWASGERGTVLRTTDGGQSWHARQVAGAEALDLRDIHAWSDTTAVAMSAGPGEASRIYRTEDGGTTWSLRYTATDAGMFLDALAFADQARGVAVSDAVAGRLVVLTTADGGRTWTRVPADRLPPAVDGEGAFAASGTNVVVRGRRVWIATNASRVLRSADGGRTWAVAPTPVPTGQAAGIFSIAMRDDRHGLVVGGVYTREREAVDNAAVTTDGGASWRLAPGLSGYRSVVAPWSRLGPRAWLAIGPSGADVSLDDGATWAPAGGDGYDAFSLAPDGSVGFATGAAGRIARVTAPGM is encoded by the coding sequence GTGCCCGTGCGTGCCCTGCTCCGCTCCCTGATCCTCGTGGCCATCGGCAGCCTGATGGCGGCCCAGTCGCCCACGGTCCGCTGGGAACCACTCGCGTCCGGCGTGTCCGTGCGGCTCCGCGGGATACACGCGGTGTCGTCGCGCGTGGCGTGGGCGAGCGGCGAGCGCGGCACGGTGCTCCGCACCACCGACGGCGGGCAGTCGTGGCACGCACGTCAGGTGGCCGGGGCCGAGGCCCTCGATCTGCGCGACATCCATGCCTGGAGCGACACGACCGCCGTGGCCATGAGCGCAGGGCCGGGCGAGGCGTCGCGCATCTACCGCACCGAGGATGGCGGGACGACGTGGTCGCTGCGTTACACGGCCACCGACGCCGGCATGTTCCTCGACGCGCTGGCCTTCGCCGACCAGGCGCGCGGCGTCGCCGTGAGCGATGCCGTCGCCGGTCGCCTCGTCGTCCTCACCACGGCCGACGGCGGCCGCACGTGGACGCGTGTCCCGGCCGACCGACTGCCACCGGCGGTCGACGGCGAGGGGGCCTTCGCCGCCAGCGGCACCAACGTCGTCGTGCGCGGTCGTCGCGTGTGGATCGCCACAAACGCGTCGCGCGTGCTGCGCTCGGCAGACGGCGGGCGCACGTGGGCGGTCGCCCCGACGCCCGTCCCCACCGGGCAGGCGGCCGGCATCTTCTCGATCGCGATGCGCGACGATCGCCATGGCCTCGTCGTGGGCGGCGTGTACACCAGGGAGCGCGAGGCCGTGGACAACGCGGCGGTGACCACCGACGGCGGCGCCTCGTGGCGCCTCGCTCCGGGCCTCTCGGGCTACCGGTCCGTCGTCGCGCCGTGGTCCCGCCTCGGCCCGCGGGCGTGGCTGGCGATCGGCCCCTCGGGCGCCGACGTGTCGCTCGACGACGGCGCCACGTGGGCGCCGGCCGGTGGAGACGGCTACGACGCCTTCAGCCTGGCGCCAGACGGCTCGGTCGGCTTCGCCACCGGCGCAGCCGGCCGCATCGCGCGCGTGACGGCCCCCGGAATGTAG
- a CDS encoding aminotransferase, whose translation MPRMAAVWWLAVPPLTSLPTADLAAFHADVTRRYDAFTQRGLALDLTRGKPSSEQLDLSNGLLGLPGEGDYLAADRTDTRNYGLLQGLPELRAIFAPLFGAPASQIVIGDNSSLALMHDAVAYSLLKGTVGSPRPWVQEERVTFLCPVPGYDRHFAICQDFGIRMIPVPLLADGPDMDVVEKLVLADASIKGMWCVPKYANPSGAVYAGAVVERLASMKTAAPDFRLFWDNAYAVHHLTEERVEIPSLIERCAAHGNADRAFVFGSTSKITLAGAGVSLFAGSPDNVKWFLGRMGKRTIGSDKVNQLRHVRFLKDADGLLALMDRHRAIMAPKFEAVSATFAEHLAGTGVASWLVPKGGYFISLDVMDGCAKALVQAAKAAGVELTPAGATHPLGQDPDDRTVRIAPSFPDLATVKVAAEGVALSVLLVTSRALLAQRGEKVGA comes from the coding sequence ATGCCGCGCATGGCTGCGGTATGGTGGTTGGCCGTGCCCCCGCTGACCTCGCTCCCGACCGCCGACCTCGCTGCCTTCCACGCCGACGTCACCCGTCGCTACGACGCGTTCACGCAACGCGGCCTCGCGCTCGACCTCACGCGCGGGAAGCCGTCGAGCGAGCAGCTCGATCTCTCCAACGGCCTGCTCGGCCTGCCCGGCGAGGGCGACTACCTCGCCGCGGACCGGACCGACACGCGCAATTACGGCCTGCTGCAGGGCCTGCCCGAACTCCGGGCGATCTTCGCGCCGCTGTTCGGCGCGCCGGCCTCGCAGATCGTCATCGGCGACAACTCGAGCCTCGCGCTGATGCACGACGCGGTGGCCTACAGCCTGCTCAAGGGGACGGTGGGCAGCCCGCGCCCGTGGGTGCAGGAGGAGCGCGTGACGTTCCTGTGCCCGGTGCCCGGCTACGACCGGCACTTCGCGATCTGCCAGGACTTCGGCATCCGGATGATCCCGGTGCCGCTGCTGGCCGACGGCCCCGACATGGACGTGGTCGAGAAGTTGGTGCTGGCCGACGCGTCGATCAAGGGCATGTGGTGCGTGCCCAAGTACGCCAACCCCTCGGGCGCGGTGTATGCGGGCGCGGTGGTCGAGCGCCTCGCATCGATGAAGACCGCGGCGCCGGACTTCCGCCTCTTCTGGGACAACGCCTACGCGGTGCACCACCTGACCGAGGAGCGCGTCGAGATCCCCAGCCTCATCGAGCGGTGCGCGGCGCACGGCAACGCCGACCGCGCGTTCGTGTTCGGCTCGACGTCGAAGATCACGCTGGCCGGCGCCGGCGTGTCGCTCTTCGCCGGGTCGCCCGACAACGTCAAGTGGTTCCTCGGGCGCATGGGCAAGCGCACGATCGGCAGCGACAAGGTGAACCAGTTGCGCCACGTCCGGTTCCTGAAGGACGCCGACGGCCTGCTGGCGCTGATGGACCGCCATCGCGCGATCATGGCGCCGAAGTTCGAGGCGGTGTCGGCGACGTTCGCCGAGCACCTCGCTGGTACCGGCGTCGCCTCGTGGCTGGTGCCCAAGGGCGGCTACTTCATCTCGCTCGACGTGATGGACGGCTGCGCGAAGGCACTGGTGCAGGCCGCCAAGGCGGCAGGCGTCGAGCTGACGCCCGCCGGCGCGACGCACCCGCTCGGCCAGGATCCCGACGACCGCACCGTGCGCATCGCACCCTCCTTCCCCGACCTCGCGACGGTGAAGGTGGCCGCCGAGGGCGTGGCGCTCAGCGTGCTGCTGGTCACCTCCCGCGCGCTGCTCGCGCAGCGCGGCGAGAAGGTCGGGGCCTAG
- a CDS encoding dimethylarginine dimethylaminohydrolase family protein, which translates to MPASATRFTHAIVRRPAASAIHNLRSVDRGAPDIDGLCREHAAYVDMLTRLGLTVDVLPPLDAFPDSLFVEDPALVFPEGAIVLRPGAASRLGEAEHLRPALASRFDRILELTDGFADGGDVLRTPDVVHVGLSARTDETGATALAGLLAALGYRASIVRPPAGVLHLKTACSLVDDGTLLATRAMADAHLFPGLDVIVIPDGEEPAANLLRVNDVVMVAAGFPRTAEMLARRGHDVRALALDEVMKLDAGLSCMSLRW; encoded by the coding sequence ATGCCTGCCTCGGCCACCCGCTTCACCCACGCCATCGTCCGTCGGCCTGCGGCTTCTGCGATTCACAACCTGCGCTCCGTGGATCGCGGGGCGCCAGACATCGACGGCCTTTGTCGCGAGCACGCTGCCTACGTCGACATGCTGACGCGACTCGGGCTCACGGTCGACGTGTTGCCGCCGCTCGACGCGTTCCCCGACAGCCTGTTCGTGGAGGATCCGGCGCTCGTGTTCCCCGAGGGGGCGATCGTGTTGCGTCCGGGTGCCGCGTCGCGCCTCGGCGAAGCGGAGCACCTGCGGCCGGCACTGGCGTCGCGCTTCGACCGCATCCTGGAGTTGACCGACGGCTTTGCCGACGGGGGCGACGTGTTGCGCACGCCCGACGTGGTCCACGTCGGCCTCTCGGCGCGCACCGACGAGACCGGCGCGACCGCGCTCGCCGGCCTGCTCGCGGCACTGGGGTACCGCGCCTCGATCGTGCGTCCGCCTGCGGGCGTGCTGCACCTCAAGACGGCCTGCTCGCTGGTCGACGACGGGACCCTGCTCGCGACGCGGGCCATGGCCGACGCGCACCTGTTCCCAGGCCTCGACGTCATCGTGATCCCCGACGGCGAGGAACCCGCCGCCAACCTGCTGCGCGTCAACGACGTCGTCATGGTGGCCGCCGGCTTCCCGCGGACCGCCGAGATGCTGGCCCGCCGCGGCCACGACGTCCGCGCGCTCGCCCTCGACGAGGTGATGAAGCTCGACGCCGGCTTGTCGTGCATGTCGCTGCGCTGGTAG
- a CDS encoding S9 family peptidase has product MPGSRRALLATLLATGLAARVSGRTIGKAARQAPASSPRRLDRLDLLQYRDDADAVRPVTTPAHWARRRAEIVRAMQEVMGPLPGPEKRVPVEMQVLDEADAGTYVRRAITYQSEPGSRTPAWLLVPKAALRAGATARAVLCLHPTDAAIGHDVVVGLGGRPNRAYAAELAERGVVTIAPSYPLLARYQPDVRGLGYQSGTMKAIWDNVRAIDVLESLPFVAPGGVGAIGHSLGGHNAVYTAVFDTRVDAVVSSCGLDLYVDYYGGDPKVWQPEKGWCQLRYMPRLLDYAGRLQDIPFDFAEMIGALAPRPCFISAPLRDANFRWQSVDRIVAAARPVYALLGARDALRVEHPDSDHDFPDAMRQQGYAVLGRP; this is encoded by the coding sequence ATGCCCGGCTCGCGACGCGCACTCCTTGCCACACTTCTCGCCACAGGTCTCGCCGCCAGGGTCTCGGGCCGGACGATCGGCAAGGCCGCGCGGCAGGCGCCCGCGTCCTCGCCCCGGCGTCTCGATCGCCTCGACCTCCTGCAGTACCGGGACGACGCAGACGCGGTCCGGCCGGTGACCACGCCGGCGCACTGGGCCCGTCGGCGTGCGGAGATCGTGCGCGCGATGCAGGAGGTGATGGGGCCGCTCCCCGGACCCGAGAAGCGGGTCCCGGTCGAGATGCAGGTGCTCGACGAAGCCGATGCCGGCACGTACGTGCGTCGGGCCATCACCTACCAGTCCGAGCCTGGCTCACGCACCCCGGCCTGGTTGCTCGTGCCCAAGGCAGCGCTGCGCGCGGGCGCCACCGCGCGTGCCGTGCTCTGCCTGCACCCCACCGACGCCGCCATCGGCCACGACGTCGTGGTCGGCCTCGGTGGCCGGCCCAACCGCGCCTATGCCGCGGAGCTGGCCGAGCGCGGCGTCGTGACCATCGCGCCCTCGTATCCCCTGCTCGCGCGCTACCAGCCGGACGTGCGTGGCCTCGGCTACCAGAGCGGGACGATGAAGGCCATCTGGGACAACGTGCGGGCTATCGACGTGCTGGAGTCGCTGCCTTTCGTGGCGCCGGGCGGTGTCGGCGCGATCGGGCACTCGCTGGGTGGCCACAACGCGGTCTACACGGCGGTGTTCGATACGCGCGTCGATGCGGTCGTCTCGAGCTGCGGCCTCGACCTGTACGTCGACTACTACGGCGGCGACCCGAAGGTGTGGCAGCCAGAGAAGGGGTGGTGCCAGTTGCGCTACATGCCGCGCCTGCTCGACTACGCGGGGCGGCTGCAGGACATCCCGTTCGACTTCGCGGAGATGATCGGCGCGCTCGCTCCGCGGCCCTGCTTCATCAGCGCGCCGCTCCGCGACGCGAACTTCCGCTGGCAGAGCGTCGACCGCATCGTCGCTGCCGCGCGGCCCGTGTACGCGCTGCTCGGCGCCCGCGACGCCTTGCGCGTCGAGCACCCCGACAGCGACCACGACTTCCCCGACGCGATGCGCCAGCAGGGGTACGCGGTGCTGGGCCGGCCGTAG
- a CDS encoding DUF1549 domain-containing protein, with protein MTRVCLVGVSLAWLATTVIRAQAPAPAAAPSAPLGTAQSVGRIDYATQIQPILDEFCSDCHDGNTRKGGLSLATYADVLEGGRSGAIVRPGSSSTSLLIARIDGSTDPVMPKDEDPLTPDRQALLRAWIDEGARQTPTSPPAPQPWELPITLVAPSVPASPWPAWARPVDRLVADYLARVAHRTTPPEVVSDAVFARRAFLDAWGLLPDQAELHAFVADRRPDKRDRLVARLLADDERYAEHWMTFWNDLLRNEDGVTYFSEQNGRRSITPWLFDALRRNMPYDRFVSALLAPTGDEDPRGFLIGVNWRGETSAAVTPWMQASQNTAQVFLGVNMKCNACHDSFVNKWKLKDAYGLAAFFSPEPKLRLYRCDVARDEYTGPQFLFPGLQRAPRSDSLEDRREAAARIFTDPRNGRLPRTVVNRLWERLLGHGIVASSDEMDTRPWSPELLDWLASDFVAHGHDLRHLIATIMTSRAYQLPAVPRAAEPVAKGYVFEGPEVRRLTAEQFADAIGTLTGEWNTWPGPPAPGRPGPASVALRLDSDSPSSGVFGREWRAASNTLTRALGRPIRDQVISTRPDDATTPQALELVNGERLTAWLSRGARRLTGALDRPLYSRYNATIAGRAPKPRGFDLDVTGLSAVWLVVQDTGSNEPELVAPVWREVFLEQASGASTRLTELVTADGTRVQHRGDALLGVRAPSVVRLDLTGRGFVRMRGLVDIANARSEVGSTLNPSVRFFIFDSEPELGDLLPPSGTAPIPPPAPPTSARDLVDRVFWQALGRAPSDRERALAEQAVADPARPGRLSPTGVADFLWAVLMKPEFQLLF; from the coding sequence ATGACCCGGGTGTGCCTCGTCGGCGTGAGCCTGGCATGGCTCGCGACGACCGTGATTCGCGCGCAAGCGCCCGCGCCGGCCGCCGCGCCCAGCGCGCCGCTCGGCACGGCTCAGTCCGTCGGCCGCATCGACTACGCCACGCAGATCCAGCCCATCCTCGACGAGTTCTGCTCGGACTGCCACGACGGCAACACGCGCAAGGGTGGGCTCTCGCTGGCCACCTATGCCGACGTCCTCGAAGGCGGCCGCAGCGGCGCGATCGTCCGTCCTGGATCGAGCAGCACGAGCCTGCTCATCGCGCGCATCGACGGCAGCACCGATCCGGTGATGCCCAAGGACGAGGATCCGCTCACGCCGGATCGGCAAGCGCTCCTGCGCGCCTGGATCGACGAGGGCGCCCGGCAGACCCCGACCTCGCCGCCCGCGCCGCAGCCCTGGGAACTGCCGATCACGCTGGTAGCGCCGTCCGTGCCGGCGAGCCCGTGGCCAGCGTGGGCGCGCCCGGTGGACAGGTTGGTCGCCGATTACCTCGCCCGGGTCGCCCACCGCACGACGCCGCCCGAGGTGGTGTCCGATGCCGTGTTCGCGCGGCGCGCCTTCCTCGACGCGTGGGGCCTGCTGCCGGACCAGGCGGAACTGCACGCCTTCGTCGCCGATCGCCGCCCGGACAAGCGCGATCGCCTCGTGGCGCGACTGCTGGCCGACGACGAGCGGTACGCCGAGCACTGGATGACCTTCTGGAACGACCTCCTCCGCAACGAGGACGGCGTCACCTACTTCTCCGAGCAGAACGGCCGGCGCTCCATCACGCCATGGCTCTTCGACGCCCTGCGCCGCAACATGCCGTACGACCGGTTCGTCTCGGCGCTGCTCGCCCCGACCGGCGACGAGGACCCGCGCGGCTTCCTCATCGGCGTGAACTGGCGCGGCGAGACGAGTGCGGCGGTGACGCCCTGGATGCAGGCCTCGCAGAACACCGCCCAGGTGTTCCTCGGCGTGAACATGAAGTGCAACGCGTGCCACGACAGCTTCGTGAACAAGTGGAAGCTGAAGGACGCCTACGGGCTGGCCGCCTTCTTCTCTCCCGAGCCGAAGCTGCGCCTGTACCGCTGCGACGTGGCGCGCGACGAGTACACCGGACCGCAGTTCCTGTTCCCCGGCCTGCAGCGCGCCCCACGCAGCGACAGCCTCGAGGATCGACGCGAGGCCGCGGCACGCATCTTCACCGACCCGCGCAACGGCCGGCTGCCGCGCACCGTCGTCAACCGCCTGTGGGAACGCCTCCTCGGCCACGGCATCGTCGCCAGTTCCGACGAGATGGACACCAGGCCGTGGAGCCCGGAGCTGCTCGACTGGCTCGCCAGCGATTTCGTCGCGCACGGCCACGACCTGCGGCACCTGATTGCGACGATCATGACGTCGCGCGCCTACCAGTTGCCCGCCGTGCCGCGCGCCGCCGAGCCCGTGGCCAAGGGCTACGTGTTCGAGGGACCGGAGGTGCGACGCCTGACCGCCGAGCAGTTCGCCGACGCGATCGGCACGCTGACCGGTGAGTGGAACACCTGGCCGGGGCCGCCCGCGCCGGGTCGTCCCGGGCCCGCCAGTGTCGCGCTGCGGCTCGACTCCGACTCGCCCTCGTCGGGCGTGTTCGGCCGCGAGTGGCGGGCGGCGTCGAACACGCTCACCCGGGCACTCGGCCGCCCGATTCGCGACCAGGTGATCTCCACACGCCCCGACGACGCGACGACGCCGCAGGCGCTGGAACTGGTCAACGGCGAGCGGCTCACCGCGTGGCTGTCACGTGGTGCGCGGCGACTCACCGGGGCTCTCGACCGACCGCTCTACAGCCGCTACAACGCCACCATCGCCGGACGGGCGCCTAAGCCACGTGGCTTCGATCTCGACGTCACGGGCCTGAGCGCCGTGTGGCTGGTGGTACAGGACACGGGGTCGAACGAGCCGGAACTGGTCGCGCCCGTCTGGCGCGAGGTGTTCCTGGAGCAGGCCAGCGGCGCCTCGACGCGGCTCACCGAACTGGTGACCGCCGACGGCACCCGGGTGCAGCACCGCGGCGACGCCCTGCTCGGCGTGCGGGCGCCGTCGGTCGTGCGGCTCGACCTGACCGGACGCGGCTTCGTGCGGATGCGGGGCCTTGTGGACATCGCCAACGCCCGCAGCGAGGTCGGATCGACGCTGAACCCGTCGGTGCGGTTCTTCATCTTCGACAGCGAGCCCGAGCTCGGTGACCTGCTGCCGCCGAGCGGCACGGCGCCGATCCCGCCGCCCGCGCCGCCGACCTCGGCGCGCGATCTGGTGGACCGGGTCTTCTGGCAGGCGCTGGGCCGGGCGCCCTCCGATCGCGAGCGCGCCCTTGCCGAGCAGGCCGTCGCCGACCCCGCACGCCCGGGACGCCTGTCGCCGACCGGCGTGGCCGACTTCCTCTGGGCCGTGCTGATGAAGCCCGAGTTCCAGTTGCTGTTCTGA
- a CDS encoding DUF1003 domain-containing protein: MTHVWMWVAAGVVGGLLGRAWRGRGEATTASDVVGGLLGAFACGWAAHRAGLLGPSALAGHLGLGLAGALLVLAVLRAAERASVDARGSGAAGPHLRDLEDGLRRLGDLERRLWQGVLARTPSARDPNAAFDAQSTLGERVADRVARFGGSWTFIGLFAVIILGWMAVNEEQARPFDPYPFILLNLVLSCLAALQAPVIMMSQNRQGAKDRLDARADYEVNVRAELEVMALHAKVDQLRERDWSRVIDILERQARVIEALERRLGEAAE; this comes from the coding sequence ATGACGCACGTGTGGATGTGGGTGGCGGCGGGCGTGGTGGGCGGCCTGCTGGGGCGGGCGTGGCGCGGCCGTGGCGAGGCGACGACCGCCAGCGACGTGGTGGGCGGCCTGCTCGGGGCCTTTGCCTGTGGCTGGGCGGCGCACCGCGCCGGCCTGCTGGGGCCGTCAGCGCTGGCCGGCCACCTGGGGCTCGGACTGGCGGGCGCGCTGCTGGTCCTGGCAGTGCTGCGTGCCGCCGAGCGCGCCTCGGTCGATGCCCGGGGATCGGGCGCGGCTGGGCCGCATCTCCGTGACCTCGAGGATGGCCTGCGACGGCTCGGCGATCTCGAGCGCCGCCTGTGGCAGGGCGTCCTGGCGCGCACGCCGTCCGCTCGCGATCCGAATGCCGCCTTCGACGCCCAGTCCACGCTGGGCGAGCGGGTCGCCGATCGCGTGGCGCGCTTCGGCGGCAGCTGGACGTTCATCGGCCTGTTCGCCGTGATCATCCTCGGCTGGATGGCGGTCAACGAGGAGCAGGCCAGGCCCTTCGATCCCTACCCGTTCATCCTCCTGAACCTGGTGCTGTCCTGCCTGGCGGCGCTGCAGGCGCCGGTCATCATGATGAGCCAGAACCGGCAGGGGGCGAAGGACCGCCTGGACGCGCGCGCCGACTACGAAGTGAACGTGCGGGCCGAGCTCGAAGTGATGGCCTTGCACGCCAAGGTCGACCAGTTGCGCGAGCGCGACTGGTCGCGCGTGATCGACATCCTCGAGCGGCAGGCCCGCGTCATCGAGGCGCTCGAGCGGCGCCTGGGCGAGGCAGCAGAGTGA
- a CDS encoding SDR family oxidoreductase produces MSGRLAGKRALITAAAQGIGRASAEAFIREGAQVVATDVNAAGLATLAGCVTRVLDVTDGAQIDALAADLGTIDVLFNCAGIVHAGSILECTDADWDLAFALNAKAQFRLVRAFLPGMVAQGRGSIINMSSVASSVTGVPNRFAYGASKAAVVGLTKSVAADFVAKGVRCNAICPGTVESPSLRDRIRAQAAANGQDEAEVLAAFEKRQPMGRLGKPEEIAQLAVYLASDESAFTTGAIHVIDGGWTT; encoded by the coding sequence GTGTCCGGACGACTTGCAGGGAAGCGGGCGCTGATCACCGCAGCAGCCCAGGGAATCGGCCGCGCCAGCGCCGAGGCATTCATCAGGGAAGGCGCGCAGGTCGTCGCCACCGACGTCAACGCGGCAGGACTGGCCACGCTCGCCGGGTGCGTGACCCGTGTGCTCGACGTCACCGACGGCGCGCAGATCGACGCGCTGGCCGCCGACCTCGGGACCATCGACGTGCTGTTCAACTGCGCCGGCATCGTCCACGCCGGGTCCATCCTCGAGTGCACCGATGCCGACTGGGACCTGGCGTTCGCGCTGAACGCGAAGGCGCAGTTCCGCCTGGTACGCGCCTTCCTGCCCGGCATGGTGGCGCAGGGGCGCGGGTCCATCATCAACATGTCGTCGGTGGCCTCGAGCGTGACGGGCGTGCCCAACCGCTTCGCCTACGGCGCGAGCAAGGCGGCGGTGGTCGGGCTCACCAAGTCGGTGGCGGCCGACTTCGTGGCCAAAGGCGTGCGATGCAACGCGATCTGCCCGGGCACGGTGGAGTCGCCGTCGTTGCGCGATCGCATCCGGGCGCAGGCCGCGGCCAACGGACAGGACGAGGCGGAGGTGCTGGCCGCCTTCGAGAAGCGACAGCCGATGGGCCGGCTCGGCAAGCCGGAGGAGATCGCTCAGCTCGCCGTGTACCTGGCCTCTGACGAATCGGCCTTCACCACCGGCGCGATTCACGTGATCGACGGCGGCTGGACGACGTAG
- a CDS encoding DUF1501 domain-containing protein encodes MAREFHPRPAAPHDEDPTLSSLSREERRVYAEVSRRQFLGATAAGTLAALAGGAPRLQASTTSAPKATADAVIVLWMAGGMAQTETFDPKRYTPYAPGVPISDVLSTFPTIDTAVDHIKFTRGLERIGSVMDRGTVIRTFQAADLGFILHSRHQYHWHTGYVPPQPMAMPHIGSIISRTLGPREPDMPAFIAVGQTVEGAGEIGTLKAFHTAGFLGTEHGPFLIVDPQDAASAVRPPKELGATRFQSRRQLFEQLLAQEPVGRYGSDFQRESLVRALDGADRLLRSSSAKAFDLALEPRASYDAYDTGRFGQGCLLARRLVEAGARYVEVTSEYIPFLNWDSHEHGHERADAMKKLIDAPVAQLIRDLEARGLLDRTLVVLASEFGRDAVTEGKVGKEVKDQAINIPNVMSDIRHYGMHRHFTAAGSILMFGGGIKKGFVYGKTADERPCTTLEHPVPVEHLHATIFHALGIPADTAYTVEKRPVYVTRDGLGKPITDLFA; translated from the coding sequence ATGGCTCGCGAGTTCCACCCCCGCCCCGCTGCCCCGCACGACGAGGATCCGACGCTGTCGTCGCTCTCGCGCGAGGAGCGCCGCGTGTACGCCGAGGTGAGCCGGCGGCAGTTCCTCGGCGCCACGGCCGCAGGCACGCTGGCCGCGCTGGCCGGCGGCGCGCCGCGCCTGCAGGCCTCGACGACGTCCGCGCCGAAGGCCACCGCCGACGCCGTGATCGTGCTGTGGATGGCTGGCGGCATGGCGCAGACCGAGACCTTCGACCCGAAGCGGTACACGCCCTACGCCCCCGGCGTGCCGATCAGCGACGTGCTGAGCACGTTCCCGACGATCGACACCGCCGTCGATCACATCAAGTTCACCAGGGGCCTCGAGCGCATCGGCAGCGTCATGGATCGGGGCACGGTCATCCGCACCTTCCAGGCCGCCGACCTCGGCTTCATCCTGCACTCGCGGCACCAGTACCACTGGCACACCGGTTACGTGCCGCCGCAGCCGATGGCGATGCCGCACATCGGGTCGATCATCTCGCGCACGCTGGGACCGCGCGAGCCCGACATGCCGGCGTTCATCGCGGTGGGCCAGACCGTCGAGGGCGCGGGCGAGATCGGCACGCTGAAGGCGTTCCACACCGCCGGCTTCCTCGGCACCGAGCACGGGCCGTTCCTGATCGTGGATCCGCAGGACGCGGCCTCGGCCGTGCGTCCACCGAAGGAACTCGGCGCGACGCGCTTCCAGAGTCGGCGGCAGCTGTTCGAGCAGTTGCTGGCGCAGGAACCGGTGGGTCGCTACGGCAGCGACTTCCAGCGCGAGTCGCTGGTGCGGGCGCTCGACGGCGCCGATCGGCTGCTGCGGTCCTCGTCGGCGAAGGCCTTCGACCTGGCCCTCGAGCCTCGGGCCTCGTACGACGCCTACGACACCGGCCGCTTCGGGCAGGGCTGCCTGCTCGCCCGTCGCCTGGTCGAGGCCGGCGCACGCTACGTCGAGGTCACCTCCGAGTACATCCCGTTCCTGAACTGGGACAGCCACGAGCACGGGCACGAGCGCGCCGACGCCATGAAGAAGCTGATCGACGCGCCGGTCGCGCAGTTGATCCGCGATCTCGAGGCGCGCGGCCTGCTCGACCGCACGTTGGTGGTCCTGGCCAGCGAGTTCGGGCGCGACGCCGTCACCGAGGGCAAGGTCGGCAAGGAAGTGAAGGACCAGGCCATCAACATCCCCAACGTGATGTCCGACATCCGCCATTACGGGATGCACCGTCACTTCACGGCGGCGGGCTCGATCCTCATGTTCGGCGGCGGCATCAAGAAGGGGTTCGTGTACGGGAAGACGGCCGACGAGCGGCCCTGCACCACGCTCGAGCACCCGGTGCCCGTCGAGCACCTGCACGCGACGATCTTCCACGCGCTCGGCATCCCGGCCGACACGGCCTACACCGTGGAGAAACGGCCGGTGTACGTCACGCGCGACGGCCTCGGCAAGCCGATCACCGACCTGTTCGCGTAG